Proteins encoded by one window of Bacteroidota bacterium:
- a CDS encoding GNAT family N-acetyltransferase, translated as MEPCVVLVSAEALRPLRHLVLRAGQPFETTRYVEDDAPGVAHVAVYVDEASMPGGIASIASGFPERVRALPDGTVPTAIPEADRASAYRLRGMATHPDFRGHGLGRLAFEAILQHAAEAGAAVLWFNARTGAQAFYERLGCHVASPVFDIEGIGPHVVMWCDTRGMDV; from the coding sequence ATGGAACCCTGTGTCGTGCTTGTCTCCGCTGAAGCCCTTCGCCCGCTGCGCCACCTCGTGCTGCGCGCCGGACAGCCCTTCGAAACGACGCGCTACGTGGAGGATGACGCACCCGGAGTTGCACACGTCGCTGTGTACGTGGACGAGGCCTCCATGCCAGGCGGCATCGCCAGTATCGCATCAGGCTTTCCCGAGCGAGTGCGCGCCCTACCTGATGGCACGGTCCCCACTGCCATTCCCGAGGCCGATCGCGCTTCGGCCTACCGCTTGCGCGGCATGGCGACGCACCCCGACTTTCGAGGCCACGGCTTAGGCCGCCTCGCCTTCGAGGCCATCCTCCAGCACGCCGCCGAGGCAGGCGCTGCCGTCCTTTGGTTCAACGCCCGCACCGGCGCGCAGGCTTTCTACGAGCGCCTCGGCTGCCACGTCGCGAGCCCGGTCTTCGACATCGAAGGCATTGGCCCGCACGTGGTGATGTGGTGCGACACGAGAGGTATGGATGTGTGA